Proteins from one Mycobacteriales bacterium genomic window:
- a CDS encoding OB-fold domain-containing protein: MSDTVAREQVPAIEGWFTTGDSPALIGNRCTSCGTVFFPRAAHFCRNPDCDGESFEDTELSRTGRVWSYTDAQYQPPPPYIPRGDPYAPFALAAVELDAEQMVVLGQVADGYGIDDLSVGQQVELVVEPLYADDDRDYLVYRWKPVSP; the protein is encoded by the coding sequence GTGTCTGACACCGTCGCACGCGAACAGGTTCCGGCAATCGAGGGCTGGTTCACGACCGGTGACTCGCCGGCGCTGATCGGCAACCGTTGTACGTCGTGCGGCACGGTGTTCTTCCCGCGAGCCGCGCACTTCTGCCGCAACCCGGACTGTGACGGAGAGTCCTTCGAGGACACCGAGCTGTCGCGGACCGGCCGGGTCTGGTCCTACACGGACGCGCAGTACCAGCCGCCGCCGCCGTACATCCCGCGCGGTGATCCGTACGCGCCGTTCGCGCTCGCCGCGGTCGAGCTCGACGCCGAGCAGATGGTCGTGCTCGGCCAGGTTGCCGACGGCTACGGGATCGACGACCTCAGTGTCGGGCAGCAGGTCGAACTGGTCGTCGAGCCGCTGTACGCCGACGACGACCGCGACTATCTCGTCTACCGCTGGAAGCCGGTTTCGCCATGA
- a CDS encoding ABC transporter permease yields MIAFEGFLITGLVIGSIYALIAMGLVVTYQTTGIFNFSHGAIAMAAAFMYWQLWQGWHLNVILSFLLVLLVIAPVFGLLIEYVLMRPIRGASVDLTIVITLGLLLALVGVANMKWSPTVTRVLPQLDDGRGFRVGAVLVTYHELITVLALVAVAIVLRALFTRSRIGIAMRAVVDNPDLLAMAGGRPIRVQQLSWMLSTSLAALGGMLLAPIEQLSILNLTLLVVDGYAAAIIGRLRNLPVAVGGAIVIAVGQQMALGYLPTSGFLTRVQNIIPMIVLFIVLIVLPQDRLRSASFASEVAPRVASLKSSLSVGASVIVVAAVVSAFLSGPNLKTASNGFITGIMLLSLVLLTGYGGMVSLCVLSFVGLGSYAMSHAGGTSGSLLGVLAAVGLSAGVGALVALPTLRLRGLYLALATFSFATVMDLAVFTQILGTGGNLDVARVHIPGIPTKSDRAFFMVCAVTFVLVAVGVLALRRSAFGRRLVATNDSPAACATLGVSVNSTKLITFTIAAGLAGLAGALYGGVPGSVSANDFQALVSLVILLLARVGGINTATGALLGASTLTAFQVAQPHLPIWAGQLQYTLTGLAAISVGRSPNGFGGRIAKLIERLHPASDELPAALDHGNPSNVGSVFFAEEQELAHAGR; encoded by the coding sequence ATGATTGCTTTCGAGGGCTTCCTGATCACCGGCCTGGTGATCGGGTCGATCTATGCCCTGATCGCGATGGGCCTGGTCGTCACCTATCAGACGACCGGCATCTTCAACTTCTCTCACGGCGCCATCGCGATGGCGGCGGCTTTCATGTACTGGCAGCTCTGGCAGGGCTGGCATCTGAACGTGATCCTGAGCTTCCTGCTCGTCCTGCTCGTCATCGCGCCCGTGTTCGGCCTGCTCATCGAATACGTCCTCATGAGACCGATCCGCGGAGCGTCGGTCGACCTCACCATCGTGATCACGCTCGGCTTGCTGCTCGCGTTGGTCGGCGTCGCGAACATGAAGTGGAGCCCGACCGTCACACGGGTGCTGCCGCAACTCGACGACGGCCGCGGCTTCCGGGTCGGCGCGGTCCTCGTGACCTACCACGAGCTGATCACCGTGCTCGCACTCGTGGCAGTCGCCATCGTGCTGCGCGCACTGTTCACCCGCTCCCGGATCGGCATCGCGATGCGAGCGGTCGTCGACAATCCCGACTTGCTGGCGATGGCCGGCGGCCGGCCGATCCGCGTGCAGCAGCTGTCCTGGATGCTCTCGACGTCGCTCGCCGCTCTCGGCGGGATGCTGTTGGCCCCCATCGAGCAGCTGAGCATTCTGAACCTGACGCTGTTGGTCGTCGACGGGTACGCCGCGGCGATCATCGGCCGGCTGCGCAACCTGCCCGTCGCCGTCGGCGGCGCGATCGTCATCGCGGTAGGCCAGCAGATGGCGCTCGGCTACCTGCCGACGTCCGGCTTCTTGACGCGCGTGCAGAACATCATCCCGATGATCGTGCTGTTCATCGTGCTGATCGTCCTGCCTCAAGACCGGCTGCGTAGTGCGTCGTTCGCCTCCGAGGTGGCACCGCGGGTGGCAAGCCTCAAGTCGTCACTGAGTGTCGGGGCGAGCGTCATCGTGGTCGCCGCGGTCGTCTCGGCCTTCCTGTCCGGCCCGAACCTCAAGACGGCGTCAAACGGCTTCATCACCGGCATCATGCTGCTCTCGCTCGTGCTGCTCACCGGGTACGGCGGCATGGTCTCGCTGTGCGTGCTGTCGTTCGTCGGCCTCGGTTCCTACGCGATGTCCCACGCCGGAGGGACCAGCGGCTCGCTGCTCGGCGTCCTTGCCGCCGTCGGCCTCTCCGCAGGCGTCGGCGCTCTCGTCGCGCTGCCGACGCTGCGGCTACGGGGCCTCTACCTCGCGCTCGCCACGTTCTCGTTCGCGACCGTCATGGACCTCGCCGTCTTCACCCAGATCCTCGGCACCGGCGGCAACCTCGACGTCGCGCGAGTGCACATCCCGGGGATCCCGACCAAGTCTGACCGCGCGTTCTTCATGGTCTGCGCCGTGACGTTCGTGCTGGTCGCCGTGGGCGTGCTCGCCTTGCGGCGCAGCGCCTTCGGCCGCCGCCTCGTCGCCACCAACGACTCCCCCGCCGCCTGCGCGACTCTCGGCGTCAGCGTCAACAGCACGAAGCTGATCACGTTCACCATCGCCGCCGGTCTCGCCGGTCTCGCCGGCGCGTTGTACGGCGGAGTCCCGGGCAGTGTGTCGGCCAACGACTTCCAAGCGCTGGTCAGCCTGGTGATCCTGCTGCTCGCCCGCGTCGGCGGCATCAACACCGCCACGGGGGCGCTGCTCGGTGCCTCGACCCTGACCGCGTTCCAGGTGGCGCAGCCTCATCTGCCGATCTGGGCAGGTCAGCTGCAGTACACGCTGACCGGACTCGCCGCGATCAGCGTCGGACGCTCCCCCAACGGCTTCGGCGGCCGGATCGCCAAGCTCATCGAGCGGCTGCACCCAGCCTCCGACGAGCTGCCGGCTGCGCTCGACCACGGAAACCCGAGCAACGTCGGATCGGTGTTCTTCGCTGAGGAGCAGGAGCTCGCGCATGCCGGCCGCTGA
- a CDS encoding ABC transporter substrate-binding protein encodes MAAGLLASACGARLPAEVKSQAQAAVLSSGGTGATGTGTTDNGEGTTSLPSTTGGGQTTTGGAPSTTTGGQTTTGGSQTTTGGGQTTTGGGQTTTTGSTTGKCGTGTDVGLTSSTIDLGTIADVTGPVSGLFQGAEEGAITFANYVNSTQGGLCGHKVNIDFRDGGTNCTQTQNAAQDLAGKVFAFMGTFALYDGCAATVLKSNPTIPDIHDSLDASAQSLPNHFDIEPGEPGYATGMFEYYKQKYGSKVLHVGTISEALPSADAKQHNIVHAAESAGWKFVYQQDEQPTNGNFEGDFVKMCQQDHIQIFFTVTEDAQNAATMIQNENQAGCPKTLINIIPIAYDQAFLQAFSGNTSAIEGLQGYNEYALFFNKTDAQSIPELGLFQQWFARTYPGQPANLYAMFAWASGVMLEQAMESAGPTLNRKTVLAALHKIKNFTANGMIAPETPSSKTEGVHCYVLWQFVNGQFERQADPPTNGPTGGFRCDGRFLPA; translated from the coding sequence ATGGCGGCTGGCCTGCTGGCCAGCGCGTGTGGTGCTCGGCTTCCCGCCGAGGTGAAGAGTCAGGCGCAGGCCGCCGTCCTCAGCTCCGGCGGCACGGGCGCCACCGGCACGGGTACGACGGACAACGGCGAGGGTACGACGTCGCTGCCGTCGACCACCGGCGGCGGGCAGACCACCACGGGCGGCGCGCCGTCCACGACGACCGGCGGCCAGACCACCACCGGCGGTAGCCAGACCACCACGGGCGGCGGGCAGACCACCACCGGTGGCGGCCAGACGACCACCACCGGCTCCACGACGGGCAAGTGCGGCACCGGCACGGACGTCGGTCTGACCTCCTCGACCATCGACCTCGGCACGATCGCCGACGTCACCGGGCCGGTGAGCGGCCTGTTCCAGGGCGCCGAAGAGGGCGCGATCACGTTCGCCAACTACGTGAACAGCACCCAGGGCGGCCTGTGCGGCCACAAGGTCAACATCGACTTCCGCGACGGCGGCACCAACTGCACCCAGACGCAGAACGCCGCGCAAGACCTGGCAGGCAAGGTGTTCGCCTTCATGGGCACCTTCGCCCTCTACGACGGGTGCGCCGCGACGGTGCTGAAGTCGAACCCGACCATCCCCGACATCCACGACTCGCTCGACGCATCGGCGCAGTCGCTGCCCAACCACTTCGACATCGAGCCCGGCGAGCCGGGCTACGCCACGGGCATGTTCGAGTACTACAAGCAGAAGTACGGCAGCAAGGTGCTGCACGTCGGCACCATCTCCGAGGCGCTGCCGTCAGCCGACGCGAAACAGCACAACATCGTGCACGCCGCGGAAAGCGCCGGGTGGAAGTTCGTCTACCAGCAGGACGAGCAGCCGACCAACGGCAACTTCGAAGGCGACTTCGTCAAGATGTGCCAGCAGGACCACATCCAGATCTTCTTCACGGTCACCGAGGACGCGCAGAACGCCGCCACGATGATCCAGAACGAGAACCAGGCCGGCTGCCCGAAGACGCTGATCAACATCATCCCGATCGCTTATGACCAGGCGTTCCTGCAGGCGTTCAGCGGCAACACCTCCGCCATCGAGGGGCTGCAGGGATACAACGAGTACGCGCTGTTCTTCAACAAGACCGACGCGCAGAGCATCCCTGAGCTCGGGCTGTTCCAGCAGTGGTTCGCGCGGACCTACCCAGGCCAGCCCGCCAACCTCTACGCGATGTTCGCCTGGGCATCAGGCGTGATGCTCGAGCAGGCCATGGAGAGCGCCGGTCCCACGCTCAATCGCAAGACGGTGCTGGCGGCCCTACACAAGATCAAGAACTTCACCGCCAACGGCATGATCGCGCCGGAAACACCGAGCTCGAAGACCGAGGGCGTCCACTGCTACGTGCTGTGGCAGTTCGTCAACGGTCAGTTCGAGCGACAGGCCGATCCGCCGACCAACGGGCCGACCGGCGGCTTCCGCTGCGACGGACGGTTCCTGCCGGCCTAG
- a CDS encoding alpha/beta fold hydrolase, protein MNSTHLLSGRRGMTGVAAITALVLALAVPGVAAASANGHPSYPVPYSFLPDMAAAPSNAPPPGANHWSCKPTDAHPYPVILVHGLLSNQADNWQTYGPLLADNGYCVFTLTYGTRSSSPPFSFMGGLTPMPGDAKVLGRFVDKVLAATHARKVDIVGHSEGATMPYWYLKFDGGAAKVAHMVGLSPVVHGSWVSGVPLIDSWLTALGLPHAMESVLGGACAACAEINPDSAWIAKLDRGGVAVPGVIYTQVMTEYDELVVPYTSGNVDGPNSTNIVIQHQCPADTVDHVSMGVDPNVAQDVLNALDPSRHKPVVCSPFVPVVGQL, encoded by the coding sequence GTGAACTCGACGCACCTGCTCTCAGGCCGGCGCGGCATGACGGGGGTCGCGGCGATCACCGCACTGGTGCTTGCGCTCGCCGTACCCGGGGTCGCTGCGGCCTCCGCCAACGGCCACCCGTCCTACCCGGTGCCGTACAGCTTCCTGCCCGACATGGCGGCGGCGCCGTCGAATGCGCCGCCCCCCGGCGCGAACCACTGGTCCTGCAAGCCGACCGACGCCCACCCCTACCCGGTGATCCTCGTCCACGGACTGCTGTCGAACCAGGCAGACAACTGGCAGACCTACGGTCCGCTCCTCGCCGACAACGGCTACTGCGTCTTCACGCTGACCTACGGCACCCGGTCGAGCAGCCCGCCGTTCAGCTTCATGGGCGGGCTGACTCCCATGCCCGGAGACGCGAAAGTGCTCGGCCGATTCGTGGACAAGGTGCTGGCCGCCACCCACGCGCGCAAGGTCGACATCGTCGGTCACTCCGAAGGCGCGACGATGCCCTACTGGTACCTCAAGTTCGACGGTGGCGCCGCGAAGGTCGCCCACATGGTCGGGCTGTCCCCCGTCGTACACGGGTCGTGGGTGTCCGGCGTACCGCTGATCGACAGCTGGCTGACCGCACTCGGGCTGCCCCACGCCATGGAGTCGGTCCTCGGCGGCGCCTGCGCGGCGTGCGCGGAGATCAACCCGGACTCGGCCTGGATCGCGAAGCTCGACCGCGGAGGAGTCGCTGTGCCAGGGGTCATCTACACCCAGGTCATGACCGAGTACGACGAGCTTGTCGTGCCCTACACGAGCGGCAACGTCGACGGACCGAACTCGACCAACATCGTCATCCAGCACCAGTGCCCGGCCGACACGGTCGACCACGTCTCGATGGGGGTCGACCCCAACGTGGCCCAGGACGTCCTCAACGCCCTCGACCCCAGCCGGCACAAGCCGGTCGTGTGCTCGCCGTTCGTCCCGGTCGTCGGCCAGCTCTGA
- a CDS encoding cyclic nucleotide-binding domain-containing protein, producing MARNTRADLRKLPMFAGLSRRALARVDALLTPVVFNDGDVLCQEGKLGREAFVIVDGEVEVSRGADHLATLGAGSVVGELALLGHGPRTATVTAAGRVEALVMSAQEFASVLAEPVVADEVHKVAAQRSGDLVAA from the coding sequence ATGGCTCGAAACACCCGGGCCGATCTGCGCAAGCTGCCGATGTTCGCAGGCCTGTCACGACGTGCACTCGCACGCGTCGACGCGCTGCTGACGCCGGTTGTTTTCAACGACGGCGATGTGTTGTGTCAGGAAGGCAAGCTCGGTCGCGAGGCGTTCGTGATCGTCGACGGTGAGGTCGAGGTCAGCCGCGGTGCGGACCACCTCGCCACGCTCGGCGCCGGATCCGTCGTCGGCGAGCTCGCCCTGCTCGGTCACGGCCCTCGGACCGCCACCGTCACCGCGGCGGGCCGGGTCGAGGCGCTGGTGATGAGCGCTCAGGAGTTCGCGAGCGTGCTGGCCGAACCGGTGGTTGCCGATGAGGTGCACAAGGTTGCCGCGCAGCGCTCCGGCGACCTGGTCGCTGCCTGA
- a CDS encoding ABC transporter ATP-binding protein — MPAADSTATTPVLEIVNVSVRFGGINAVSDVSLSAPPGQVTGLIGPNGAGKTTTFNVVTGLQAPTSGKVFIDGRDVSKLAPHKRARLGLARTFQRLEVFGSLTVFENLLAAAEFHKSWSRDATPPRDVATQVLDRVGLRPVGNARVDALPTGIARLVELGRALATRPRVLLLDEVGSGLNAEETDALGDLMLDLVSDGTAILLVEHDVELVMRVCREIYVLDFGRIIADGTPSQIQHNRAVQAAYLGSEEVA, encoded by the coding sequence ATGCCGGCCGCTGACTCCACCGCGACTACGCCGGTGCTCGAGATCGTCAACGTCTCGGTGCGCTTCGGCGGGATCAACGCCGTGTCCGACGTCTCGTTGTCGGCCCCGCCCGGGCAGGTCACCGGACTGATCGGACCCAACGGCGCCGGCAAGACCACCACCTTCAACGTCGTCACCGGCCTGCAGGCTCCGACCAGCGGAAAGGTGTTCATCGACGGGCGCGACGTCAGCAAGCTCGCGCCACACAAGCGCGCACGGCTGGGGCTGGCCCGCACCTTCCAGCGGCTGGAGGTCTTCGGCTCGCTCACCGTCTTCGAGAACCTGCTTGCCGCCGCGGAGTTCCACAAGTCGTGGTCGCGCGACGCGACTCCGCCGCGGGACGTCGCCACCCAGGTGCTCGACCGCGTCGGGTTGCGACCGGTGGGCAACGCGCGCGTCGACGCGCTCCCTACCGGAATCGCCCGGCTGGTCGAGCTCGGCCGAGCCCTGGCGACCCGGCCGCGGGTGCTGCTTCTCGACGAGGTCGGTTCCGGCCTCAACGCCGAGGAGACCGATGCGCTCGGCGACCTGATGCTCGACCTGGTCAGCGACGGGACCGCGATCCTGCTCGTCGAACACGACGTGGAGCTGGTCATGCGGGTGTGCCGTGAGATCTACGTCCTCGACTTCGGGCGCATCATCGCCGACGGCACTCCTTCGCAGATCCAGCACAACCGCGCGGTGCAGGCGGCGTACCTCGGCAGCGAGGAGGTTGCCTAG
- a CDS encoding CoA pyrophosphatase, with product MSAESATPPLGGRRAGDRREDGDLDRAVLAERVRGFARRELELGDRRPAAVAVAIVVDGEGPGMLVTRRAARLRAHPGQWALPGGRLDEGETPQAAALRELSEELGLALGEDVVLGMLDDYSTRSGYRITPVVVWAGEVCDAVTPNPDEVAAVYVAHASDYDVEPMFATIPESPDPIIRVPMLGAWIHAPTAAVIYQFRELALHGRTTRVAHYEQPVFAWR from the coding sequence ATGTCGGCAGAGTCGGCGACCCCGCCGCTCGGGGGACGCCGCGCCGGCGATCGTCGCGAGGACGGCGACCTCGACCGGGCGGTGCTTGCCGAACGGGTGCGGGGCTTCGCGCGTCGCGAGCTCGAGCTGGGAGACCGCCGTCCCGCGGCGGTGGCGGTTGCGATCGTCGTGGACGGCGAGGGTCCCGGGATGCTGGTGACCCGGCGCGCCGCGAGACTGAGGGCGCATCCCGGACAGTGGGCGCTGCCGGGCGGCCGCCTCGATGAGGGCGAGACCCCGCAGGCCGCTGCGCTGCGCGAGCTCAGTGAAGAGCTCGGCTTGGCTCTCGGCGAGGACGTCGTACTCGGGATGCTGGACGACTACTCGACGCGCTCCGGCTATCGGATCACGCCCGTTGTGGTGTGGGCCGGCGAGGTCTGCGATGCCGTCACGCCCAACCCGGACGAGGTGGCGGCGGTCTACGTCGCGCACGCGTCCGACTACGACGTCGAGCCGATGTTCGCCACCATCCCGGAGTCACCTGACCCGATCATCCGGGTGCCGATGCTCGGCGCATGGATCCACGCGCCGACCGCGGCGGTGATCTACCAGTTCCGCGAGCTGGCGCTGCACGGGCGTACCACCCGGGTCGCCCACTACGAGCAACCGGTGTTCGCCTGGCGCTAG
- a CDS encoding LLM class flavin-dependent oxidoreductase, with protein sequence MAPIVPAGKVVYGMQLPVQAQSTFFVEPWETEAGPAEMLAVAQAADDAGFFYVGVCDHVAIPDDLSPKMSAVWYDTIATLGWLAGQTTRTRLLSTVFNLAYRHPLVSAKSFATLDLLSGGRVIVGLGVGHVDKEFAALGLDVSKRAELTTAALPVFEQALATGKVGEMEVEPRAVQQPRPPIWFGGGVPAAVKRAAKADGWIPQGTPQDQLPDLIKLFREERGDDTGDIGAISEWIYVGEPSWDLGRPAVTGSPEQIVDAMHAWTDLGVNHLQVRFPSRSVTELVDQVTAFGATVGPLL encoded by the coding sequence ATGGCTCCGATCGTTCCTGCCGGCAAGGTCGTCTACGGCATGCAGCTGCCGGTCCAGGCGCAGAGCACGTTCTTCGTCGAGCCGTGGGAGACCGAGGCGGGGCCGGCGGAGATGCTCGCCGTCGCGCAGGCTGCTGACGATGCCGGGTTCTTCTACGTCGGGGTCTGCGACCACGTCGCGATCCCCGACGACCTCTCGCCCAAGATGAGCGCGGTCTGGTACGACACGATCGCGACGCTGGGCTGGCTCGCCGGCCAGACGACTCGCACCCGGCTGCTCTCCACCGTCTTCAACCTCGCCTACCGGCATCCGCTGGTCAGCGCCAAGTCGTTCGCCACCCTGGATCTCCTTTCAGGCGGTCGGGTGATCGTGGGTCTCGGTGTCGGCCATGTCGACAAGGAGTTCGCCGCACTCGGTCTGGACGTGAGCAAGCGCGCCGAGCTCACTACTGCGGCGCTGCCCGTCTTCGAACAGGCCCTCGCCACCGGAAAGGTCGGCGAGATGGAGGTCGAGCCGCGGGCCGTACAGCAACCCCGTCCGCCCATCTGGTTCGGCGGCGGCGTACCGGCGGCCGTCAAGCGCGCCGCGAAGGCCGACGGCTGGATCCCGCAAGGCACGCCGCAGGATCAGCTGCCCGACCTCATCAAGCTGTTCCGCGAGGAACGCGGCGACGACACCGGCGACATCGGCGCGATCAGCGAATGGATCTACGTCGGCGAGCCGTCGTGGGACCTCGGGCGCCCGGCGGTGACCGGATCGCCCGAACAGATCGTCGACGCGATGCACGCCTGGACCGATCTCGGCGTCAACCATCTGCAGGTGCGCTTCCCCAGCCGCTCGGTGACCGAGCTGGTCGATCAGGTCACCGCGTTCGGGGCCACTGTCGGGCCGCTGCTCTAG
- a CDS encoding lipid-transfer protein yields the protein MSSSDVVVAGVGMHPWGKWGRNFVEYGVAAARAALADAGVAWRDVQFVSGADTMRNGYPGYVSGATFAQALGWTGARVASSYAACASGATALEVARAEILAGRCEVALVVGADTTPKGFLAPNSGDRPDDPDWLRFRLLGATNPTYFALYARRRMALYGATEHDFALVREKNGKHGLGNPNARYRKAFTVEEILGSAMVADPLRLLEICATSDGGAAVVLTSADWAARRGVAKPVAVRAISTVTPSFPQTVIEMPNFTTDSGVAVPDAVTPFKAAIAKAAYEESGIGPEDLSLAEVYDLSSALELDWYEDIGLCKQGEAEKLLHDGDTTIGGRIPVNPSGGLACFGEAVPAQALAQVCELTWQLRGQAGARQVEGAKAGITANQGLFGHGSSVLLSV from the coding sequence ATGAGCAGTAGTGACGTCGTCGTTGCCGGGGTCGGCATGCACCCGTGGGGGAAGTGGGGTCGCAACTTTGTGGAGTACGGCGTCGCGGCGGCCCGCGCCGCCCTCGCCGACGCGGGCGTCGCCTGGCGTGACGTGCAGTTCGTGTCCGGTGCGGACACGATGCGCAACGGCTACCCCGGCTACGTCAGCGGCGCTACCTTCGCGCAGGCACTCGGCTGGACCGGCGCCCGCGTCGCCTCCTCCTATGCCGCGTGCGCATCCGGCGCCACGGCGTTGGAGGTCGCGCGGGCCGAGATCCTCGCCGGCCGGTGCGAGGTGGCCCTCGTGGTGGGAGCGGACACCACGCCCAAGGGGTTCCTCGCGCCCAACTCCGGGGACCGGCCCGACGACCCGGACTGGCTGCGCTTCCGCCTGCTCGGCGCGACCAACCCGACGTACTTCGCGCTGTATGCACGCCGCCGCATGGCGCTGTACGGCGCCACCGAGCACGACTTCGCACTGGTGCGCGAGAAGAACGGCAAGCACGGCTTGGGGAACCCGAACGCCCGATACCGCAAAGCGTTCACCGTCGAGGAGATCCTCGGCTCGGCGATGGTCGCCGACCCGTTGCGGCTGCTCGAGATCTGCGCGACGAGTGACGGCGGCGCGGCCGTCGTGCTGACCAGCGCCGACTGGGCAGCTCGGCGCGGCGTCGCGAAGCCGGTGGCGGTCCGCGCGATCTCGACCGTCACGCCGTCGTTCCCGCAAACGGTGATCGAGATGCCGAACTTCACCACCGACTCCGGCGTCGCCGTACCCGATGCGGTCACGCCGTTCAAGGCCGCGATCGCGAAGGCGGCGTACGAGGAGTCGGGAATCGGTCCAGAGGACCTCTCCCTCGCCGAGGTCTACGACCTGTCGAGCGCGCTGGAGCTCGACTGGTACGAAGACATCGGCCTGTGCAAGCAGGGTGAGGCGGAGAAGCTGCTGCACGACGGCGATACGACGATCGGGGGCCGGATCCCGGTCAACCCGTCCGGCGGGCTCGCCTGCTTCGGCGAGGCGGTGCCCGCCCAGGCGCTCGCCCAGGTCTGCGAGCTCACCTGGCAGCTTCGCGGCCAGGCCGGCGCTCGTCAGGTCGAAGGAGCGAAAGCCGGCATCACCGCGAACCAGGGCCTGTTCGGCCACGGCTCATCGGTCCTGCTCTCCGTCTGA
- a CDS encoding ABC transporter ATP-binding protein: protein MSNHHAIDVIDLHAGYGRIEVLHGVSFAVPSGSVFALLGPNGGGKSTTLKVISGEIAPTSGCVHIAGAHVNAANPDALARAGVTRIPEGRGIFPNLTVDDNLRIWTYAAGMSLKAVHRTTFARFPRLEERRHQRAGTMSGGEQQMLAMSRALVARPAVLLLDEISMGLAPIIVSELYALVRQLAEEGITILLVEQFATTALRVADFAAVMTQGRVVAVGEPQDIQEQVSAAYLGGAA, encoded by the coding sequence ATGAGCAACCACCACGCGATCGACGTGATCGACCTGCACGCCGGCTACGGGCGGATCGAGGTCCTGCACGGCGTCAGCTTCGCGGTGCCGTCAGGCAGCGTGTTCGCGCTGCTCGGCCCGAACGGCGGGGGCAAGTCGACGACACTGAAAGTGATCTCCGGTGAGATCGCGCCGACCTCGGGTTGCGTGCACATCGCGGGCGCACACGTCAACGCGGCGAACCCGGACGCGCTCGCTCGCGCCGGCGTGACCCGCATCCCCGAAGGGCGAGGCATCTTCCCGAACCTCACGGTCGACGACAACCTGCGCATCTGGACGTACGCCGCGGGCATGTCGTTGAAAGCGGTGCACCGGACGACCTTCGCCCGCTTCCCGCGCCTCGAGGAGCGACGCCATCAGCGCGCCGGGACCATGAGCGGCGGAGAACAGCAGATGCTTGCGATGTCACGCGCACTCGTGGCACGACCCGCCGTCTTGCTGCTCGATGAGATCTCGATGGGTCTCGCGCCGATTATCGTGAGTGAGCTGTACGCACTCGTGCGCCAGCTCGCCGAGGAGGGGATCACCATCCTGCTCGTGGAGCAGTTCGCGACGACCGCGTTGCGGGTCGCCGACTTCGCGGCGGTCATGACTCAGGGCCGCGTCGTCGCGGTCGGTGAGCCGCAGGACATCCAGGAGCAAGTCTCCGCGGCCTACCTCGGCGGCGCAGCGTGA
- a CDS encoding cyclase family protein, with protein MLPEAFVDLAKTVNNWGRWGPDDERGTLNLITPTRVREAADLVRDGKRFNLAIPMSDDGPQLGFVPGRVNPQRSTIADFELYGSDDAGIRFNDDVVTMGVQAATHWDALGHASYSGRLFNGFPTESITAEGGASRLGAEKLGPIVGRGVLLDVARALGSDITAGGHAITPADLDAAEELAKVTVGEGDIVLLRTGQMRHLHAGDKMAYCISTAGPSTQSAGWFHQRGVAAVAADNLSFEVFPGEDDAVMFPVHMLHLVEMGMPQGQNFDLEELAADCADDGRYAFLLSATPEPIVGATGAPVTPVVIK; from the coding sequence GTGCTTCCCGAGGCGTTCGTCGATCTCGCGAAGACGGTCAACAACTGGGGCCGGTGGGGCCCGGACGACGAGCGCGGCACGCTCAACCTGATCACCCCCACGCGGGTGCGGGAAGCCGCTGACCTGGTCCGTGACGGCAAGCGTTTCAACCTCGCCATCCCGATGTCTGACGACGGCCCGCAGCTCGGCTTCGTCCCCGGTCGGGTCAACCCGCAACGGTCGACCATCGCCGACTTCGAGCTGTACGGCAGCGACGACGCCGGGATCCGGTTCAACGACGACGTCGTGACGATGGGTGTCCAGGCCGCCACGCACTGGGACGCACTCGGGCATGCCAGCTACAGCGGGCGGCTGTTCAACGGCTTCCCGACCGAGTCGATCACCGCCGAAGGCGGAGCCAGCCGGCTCGGCGCCGAGAAGCTGGGCCCGATCGTCGGTCGCGGTGTGCTCCTCGACGTCGCTCGCGCGCTGGGGAGCGACATCACCGCTGGCGGTCACGCGATCACGCCCGCCGACCTCGATGCCGCCGAAGAGCTCGCCAAGGTGACGGTGGGAGAAGGGGACATCGTCCTGCTGCGGACCGGCCAGATGCGACACCTGCACGCCGGCGACAAGATGGCGTACTGCATCTCGACCGCCGGACCTTCCACGCAGTCGGCCGGATGGTTCCACCAGCGCGGGGTTGCCGCGGTTGCCGCCGACAACCTCTCCTTCGAGGTGTTTCCCGGCGAGGACGACGCCGTGATGTTCCCGGTGCACATGCTGCATCTCGTCGAGATGGGGATGCCGCAGGGTCAGAACTTCGACCTCGAGGAGCTGGCAGCGGACTGCGCCGACGACGGGCGCTACGCCTTCCTGCTCTCGGCAACGCCGGAACCGATTGTCGGCGCGACCGGAGCGCCGGTCACCCCGGTTGTGATCAAGTAG